A genomic stretch from Anabrus simplex isolate iqAnaSimp1 chromosome 2, ASM4041472v1, whole genome shotgun sequence includes:
- the LOC136863120 gene encoding uncharacterized protein, whose translation MSEKTAISLIRAVDIVALFLVGHPWIAVALLNFIICFITPVLMTVVVMLAKHLLAFVGLQTEEDVLKSAALILSGFVSGSVIVTVIVSCIALIVYTHLVQLCIMQPTVPDKQS comes from the exons GTGAGAAGACTGCCATAAGCTTAATAAGAGCCGTGGATATTGTTGCATTGTTTCTTGTTGGACATCCTTGGATTGCAGTCGCTTTGCTGAACTTCATAATCTGTTTTATTACTCCTGTATTAATGACTGTGGTGGTTATGCTCGCCAAACATCTCCTTGCCTTTGTTGGATTGCAGACTGAAGAAG ATGTTCTTAAAAGTGCTGCTCTCATCTTGTCGGGCTTTGTTAGTGGAAGTGTTATTGTGACTGTAATTGTTTCTTGTATAGCTTTAATCGTTTACACTCACTTGGTACAGCTCTGCATCATGCAGCCCACAGTACCAGACAAGCAATCTTGA